The sequence GTTGACTGCGGCGGTGTTGGGCAGAACGGCTAAATTTCCGCGCAAATAGGGAGTTGAGGAGTTAATGGTTTGAGCGACTTCAGCTAAGGGATACATGGGGCCTGGGTAAGGTAAATGCCGACCACCCCCTTGACTCAAAATTGGGATCGGGAACCAATTCACTAAAACCCAATACAAAGTGAGTCCGGCGGCCAGCATGGGTAACAATCCGGCCCAGGCCCTTGACCAAACCGTAAACCCCCGACTTAAAAGCACCAAAAGGATCGGCACAATCGGGACAATATGGCGGGGATCCTTGTTTTGGGGAATTGAGAATAAAACATAGGTTCCCAAAAGAAAAATTAGTAACCAGGCCCCGCTTTGCCACGGTCGAGGATTGATCCGAATATTACCCCGCCAAAGTGTATAACCCAACCAGAGTAAAAAACTGCCCAGGGATAACCACAGCACCGGCCCCGTGACCAGATCCGGAAGTTGACGCAGGTAGTAGATCCAGTTTGACCAGACATCCCCCGGAATCACCCCCTCGGGTTGCCAGTTGCGATTAGAGCGATCCGTAGAGGTGAGAATGGTTAACCAATTGGCCTGGAACCAAAACCCAGCCGTGATCAGTGCCGCCAAACCCAGAGAGAATAATTGCCCCCAGCGGCCCCAGGATTTGGCTTTAATGACTGCGACTAGCATCCAGGCCAAGGGCACAGCAAAAAATAGGATCCCAGTCGGTTTAGTCAGAATCGTCAGACCCAGGCCACCACCCGTTAACCCCGCCCAAAGCCAACTCCCACCCGTGATTGTTTGAGACCGCAAAAATGCCCCCCGCCAGGCCGTCAGTCCCCAAAACGTCACCGTCACCAGTGCTACCAGGCCATAGTCGAGCAAATAATCCAAACGCAACTGGATCAGGAACGGCATCAACAGCGCAAAACTAGCCGCCCACAGGCCTGTCAGCCGGTCAAATAACAATCGCCCCAGGCCATAGGTCGCAACTAGTAAAATCCCGGTGAATAATACATTGACCGTAATTGCCCCATCCACCCCCGTCCCAAAAATCTGAAGCAAGGGTACAGTGGCCAAATAGACCAGCGGGGCCCGATAGCTTGGGGATAATTGCCACAGATTAGTCCACCACTGACCCGAAAAAAAATCCGGTTGCCAAAAGGCCCGCCAATAATCCAAGGCCCGACTGAGATGATCCCCCTGATCCCAGGCCGGCACCCCCTGATCTAAACTCAACCAGAGGCGATCAAAGACCGTTGCCCCCAGCCAGAGAATGACTAAAATCAGCGGATCACGCCAGCGAGGAATTGCACGAGTTAGGAGTTTAGACAAGGGATACAGGGCCGGGTAACTTGAGGAGGAGATTAACTACTGCTACTGGGTGAAAAGTACTGGTTATGACGTATGACATAGTTACATACCTTTGACTTGCCAGATAAGAATACAACATCTGACAATTACATCGATCCGCGAGCAGCGAGTGCTAATTACTCAAGATACAGACTTTGTTGAATCTTTCCAACTTCAACGTATCCTCTGAAAATTACATTGGTTACTACTGGGGTTACTACTGGAAATATGAAGAACTCCTAACTCGAAAAGATTTTTATTAAAAATTTATAATTTATGACCTCACTTGTTAGAAACCCACGACCATCTTCATTTCGCTTAGGAATGAAACACAAAGATACTTGAAACCATCACGGGTGGTAGTTTTGAATGCCTCAGTTTGGGCAGAAATGACTATCTATGGAGATTAGTTACTAAGGAATTATAGTTTATGATTGATGTAATCTATCCCTTTGATGCGACATCGCCGGGAATGAAATCAAGTAAAAAATTTCTTGGAATATATTTGCAGAAGTCTGCCTACCCCTATCTGAGTAGTTCGGGGAAGTCTGGGGATTAACTGCAATGTTGATGATGGCCATCGGGAAACTTGGTGCGAAAGTCGTAAATGATTCCCTTGCTCTCCAGACCCGTACTTTGAAACAAGTTTGTGCCTTGGAGTTGGGCCTGATCTAGGACTGCTGCGTCTAAGTTGGCCCGGCTTAAAATGGCATCTCGTAAATCAGCCCCTGCCAAGTTCGCCCCCCGCAGATCGGCTCGCGTTAGATCGGCCCCCTGTAAATTGGCCCCCTGTAGGTTTGCTGCCCGAAGGTTAGCCCGAGAAAGATTGGCCCCAGCTAGGTTTGCTCCTGTTAAGTTGGCCTGGTAGAGTTGAGTATCTCCTAGTTCCGCCTCCGTAAAATTGGCTTCAATTAGGATGGCGCGTTGGAGTTGGGCATAAGGGAGGTAGGCCTGGGCAAGATTAGCTGCAGTTAAATTCACATCCGCCAGCAAAGCCTCAAAATAGTCTAATTTGGGCAGGTTCGCTCCGCAAAAATTACGCTCTCCGGCCAGATAGGCTTGAATGAATTCCTCACGATTTAAGCTGGTCATAGTCTGCTTCTAAGTCAAGCTATAGTCATTTCTGCCCAAGCTGAGGCATTCAAAACTACCACCCGTGATGGTTTCAAGTATCTTTGTGTTTCATTCCTAAGCGAAATGACTATCAGGCTGGTCAGAATAAACCCCTCAATAATGGCTAAGTATTTGTGCTTAGTTACGTTCTTTGAATGTAAGGGGTCGGCATACAAAACTTAATCTTGCTTAATCTTTTCTTAAGCCCTGCCAAGCTCCAGGCCTGGGTCAAAATCACGGCACAATGAAATCAGTTTCTCCGTCCCCCCTTGCCCTATGTCTCTGGCCCAGCACTATCACGAGCGCACCAAATACGATCCAGTCACCATTCGGCAACGGGGCAAAGCCTTAGATTTTAGTCAGCAGCCGATTCCCTATAAGGACTATAAGTTTGGGCATCTGATTAACCTGAAGCAACTACCCGCAGATTTGGATCCCAACCTAGGTGAGCGTTTATCCCGCTTTTTCTATCTGAGTTATGGCATTACCGCCGCCGTTGCCACCACTGGAGACCCCTACTATTTACGGGCGGCCCCCTCGGCAGGTGGACTCTATCCGGCTGAACTGTATCTGATTGCCCGTCAAGATAGTTGCTTACCCGCTGGACTTTATAACTACCAGGCCCGCCCCCACGGTTTGATTCACTTCTGGGAAAGTAATGTCTGGTCGGCGTTGCAATCGGCCTGTTTTTGGCATCCGGTTTTAGATCATGTCACCTTGGCGGTAGTGCTGACGGCGGTGTTCTATCGCTCGGCCTGGCGCTATGAGGATCGGGCTTATCGGCGGATTGGCCTGGATTTGGGTCATTTGCTGGGTAACATTGAACTGGCCGCCAACTTGAATGATTTCCGGGCCCATTTGCTGGGGGGTTTTGTGGACTCGGCCTTGAATGATTTGCTCTACTTAGATGGCGATCAAGAGGCAGCCTTTGTTGTGATTGGTTTGGCGGATCTCCTGAAAGTTTCCGAAAATTTGCCCCATTTACCCACAGCCCTTCCCTCCCCCGTCTGTCCCACGATTCCCAAAATTGCTGCTGGGGATTTGCTCCATGAATGTCACCAAGCCAGTCAAATTACGGCAACCGACTTAACCTATACCCCCAAGCCCCAGGCCGACCCCGATGGTGTGGTTTTAGATTTATGTACGGGTGTAGCCATCATGCCACCCCCAGAACCGGAACCTGAGCCAGAGCCGGAACCCACCCCAGATTTATATGATTTTCCGGGCTTAACTCGCGTTCACTTAGGGGTAGAGCCAATCAACTGGCAACAAAATTGCACTGGCCTGGAAAACACTATGTTACGGCGGCGTTCAACTCGAGTCTATTCGGGTGGCAGTATCACCCAGGCCCAACTGGCCCAAATTTTGGATTTTGCCTATCACCCCGAACATTATCAACCCCAAGGCCTGGATGAGACCCCGGATTATTTCTGTTTGAACTTGATTAAAACCTTTGTCGCCGTCTCTGAGGTGAAAGGTCTTGAGGCTGGCTGTTACTATTATGCGCCCCAGGCCAAGGAACTCCGCCAAATCCGGTTTAAGAATTTCCGCACCGAACTTCATCACCTCAGCTTGGGCCAGGAATTGGGGCGGGATGCGGCGGCGGTGGTCTTTCAAACGGCGAATTTAGAAGCGGCGATTACGGAATTGGGAGAACGGGCCTATCGCTACTTGCACATGGATGCCGGACATTTGGGCCAACGCCTCAACTTAGCCGCCATGCAGTTAAATTTGGGTGCCAGTGGCATTGCCGGATTTTTTGATGATCAGGTGAATGAAGTGCTGGGGATCCCAGTGGATGATGCTGTCTTGTATTTAACCACTTTGGGAGTACCGGCCTAGCTATGAAGTTAACCACCCGCGGCCATTACAGCGTGAAAGCCCTACTGGATCTCAGCTTGCAGCCCAACTACGGCCCCGCTTCAGTCCGTGACATTGCCCAACGCCAGGATTTACCGGCCCCCTATTTAGAAAAACTCCTCATCGAACTACGCCGGGCGGGGTTAGTCAATTCTTTACGGGGTTCCCAAGGTGGCTATCAATTGGCTCAAGTTCCGGGTAAAATTTCTCTGGGGCAAATCCTCCAGGCCGTGGGTGAATCGAGCCAGCCCTTATTCTTAGACGATACTCCCCCAGATTTAGCCGCTGCCGATTGGGTCACAGTTAGCCTTTGGAAACGCCTCGATCAAAAGTTAAGGGATGCTCTGTTTAATATTTCCCTTGAAGATTTATATTACGATGCCCGCAGTTGGCAAGCGGCCCAAGGAGAAAGTGCCAGTTTTGTGGTTTAAGGTTTAAGTGACCCAAGCGTTTTCTATCAAGAACCTATATTAAATGAGCAGGGCAGACGCATACCTAAAGAGATAAAGATGGGAATGCACAAATCAAGACTTTTTTATGACTGCCCTCATCAGACCAATCGTTCGGAATGGCTCAGAAATGTCATTACCGAGGCGGTAGAGCGGGAATTGCTAAAAAAATCTAATCCGGTTGAAGCCACACTGGCTAATCAGTCTAATGGAGGCACTTCTAAGCGGCGTAAACCCAAGGGAGATAACTAAATGACTGAAGGATAGCAGCCAGTGAAGCAAGGCAAATATTTAGATGCTATTCAATCCTTTGCTAAAAAAAACATCCACATTGCTAGGACTGATGCGCAATTCAAGACATTACGGGCGGAAGTGAAAGGTGAAATCAATGGGCTACGGGCAGAGATAAAAGCGTTGGATGATAAGGTGTCTAAATAATGAAGGTTAATTTTCCTATCAAACGTCAGTTCGAGATAAGCAAAAAGTCTGAAAAGAAGGCCATGTAACTGTTTAAGACAACCGCGAGGGTGTAGGTTTATAAAACCTCTTCAGAAAAGTAACCAGATCTGTATCATCTTGACAAGAGATTTTATTTCCTGTTCCTTGAATAGCCCTAGATTGGCGGAAAGTCTCAGTAGATAGGGTTTTTGCGGTAATTCCGTATCCCGAACTCAGGTTAGTTAGCAATAGCCCAGAGATCATCTATCAGCATTGTGGGGCAGGACAAAAAGAAGTTTCTATCATTTCAGAACAGCCTATGTAATGCCGTAACTTCCACCCTGGGATGAGTTTGTAGGATGTTCACAATCACCCGCTATCACCTGGGAGGGTTTCTAGCCTAGCTTCAATTGTGGATTGAATTGGCCCCCAATGCTCTAGTGGCCAGTAACAAAAAGCAGCCCGCCCCAATAGGGAATTTTCTGGAAGAAACCCCCAAACATGGGAATCATTACTGTTATTGCGGTTATCCCCCATGACAAACAAGCTATGCTCAGGCACTCGCACGGGCGGAAGTTCATAGTTGGGTGGTTCAGCAATATACGGCTCAGGTAAAGGTAAGCCATCTACATAAACCCTTCCTTGATGAACTTGTACAACTTGTCCAGGCAGGCCAATCACTCGCTTAATAAAGGCTTGATCGGGTTTATAGCCAAAGGCTTGGAGGTAGGGCGGTGGCTGAAACACGACAATATCACCAGCTTTGGGAGAACGCTGATAGTAGGAAATCTTCTCGACTACAATTCGATCTCCAGGCCAGAGGGTCGGTTCCATAGACTCTGAAGGAATATAGCGCGACTCCGCGACCCAAAACCGTAAGAGCAGAGCTAACCCCAAAGCAATCAAAATCAAAAGCAAATTTCCTTTTTGGGCCTGCCAGAGCCGTTGCCAGAGAGAAGAGGAGTTGTGAGAAGTCATGAGCAATAGGAGGAGGGGCAATTTAAATGTCAAATGATCACTGGAATAAGCTTTTTAAGCCTTCTTTGAGTGTGTCATAAAGGCTTGTCC is a genomic window of Pseudocalidococcus azoricus BACA0444 containing:
- the lepB gene encoding signal peptidase I yields the protein MTSHNSSSLWQRLWQAQKGNLLLILIALGLALLLRFWVAESRYIPSESMEPTLWPGDRIVVEKISYYQRSPKAGDIVVFQPPPYLQAFGYKPDQAFIKRVIGLPGQVVQVHQGRVYVDGLPLPEPYIAEPPNYELPPVRVPEHSLFVMGDNRNNSNDSHVWGFLPENSLLGRAAFCYWPLEHWGPIQSTIEARLETLPGDSG
- a CDS encoding pentapeptide repeat-containing protein; translation: MTSLNREEFIQAYLAGERNFCGANLPKLDYFEALLADVNLTAANLAQAYLPYAQLQRAILIEANFTEAELGDTQLYQANLTGANLAGANLSRANLRAANLQGANLQGADLTRADLRGANLAGADLRDAILSRANLDAAVLDQAQLQGTNLFQSTGLESKGIIYDFRTKFPDGHHQHCS
- a CDS encoding phospholipid carrier-dependent glycosyltransferase → MSKLLTRAIPRWRDPLILVILWLGATVFDRLWLSLDQGVPAWDQGDHLSRALDYWRAFWQPDFFSGQWWTNLWQLSPSYRAPLVYLATVPLLQIFGTGVDGAITVNVLFTGILLVATYGLGRLLFDRLTGLWAASFALLMPFLIQLRLDYLLDYGLVALVTVTFWGLTAWRGAFLRSQTITGGSWLWAGLTGGGLGLTILTKPTGILFFAVPLAWMLVAVIKAKSWGRWGQLFSLGLAALITAGFWFQANWLTILTSTDRSNRNWQPEGVIPGDVWSNWIYYLRQLPDLVTGPVLWLSLGSFLLWLGYTLWRGNIRINPRPWQSGAWLLIFLLGTYVLFSIPQNKDPRHIVPIVPILLVLLSRGFTVWSRAWAGLLPMLAAGLTLYWVLVNWFPIPILSQGGGRHLPYPGPMYPLAEVAQTINSSTPYLRGNLAVLPNTAAVNPMNLNYFGQRENFKVFAREVGFQELGVEKDLDDFQWFLVKTGEQGVDHNFAPGKATLERLVVNSPQLAITQAWNLPDGSELKLYHQRQPQITVARKDSRDLQVGLKQVQVPEKVNPQQNIPVIYEVCGPWEQLKNGVLVLTWQNQTNLAWVHDHGIGLGNLDAGQFPSRRQPEGNYCVQERLVMPTAANLTPGPYRLTATYLNRQTQAHYPLNTTATTALDPTTAPIPAPTPDLVSQFRQLIPSLRQGQLDPVFGNLNRMNQADPTQDYYQQLAAAAQFRLQSEPNNLDQLYILLLTQVLQRQAPQAETTALKITELDAENPYAWAYLAVIYLYQWQGGKAQMALDQVARLNPNLSELKTLNIVAAIMQLNLVQAWSLLRNS
- a CDS encoding Rrf2 family transcriptional regulator, with the translated sequence MKLTTRGHYSVKALLDLSLQPNYGPASVRDIAQRQDLPAPYLEKLLIELRRAGLVNSLRGSQGGYQLAQVPGKISLGQILQAVGESSQPLFLDDTPPDLAAADWVTVSLWKRLDQKLRDALFNISLEDLYYDARSWQAAQGESASFVV
- a CDS encoding SagB/ThcOx family dehydrogenase codes for the protein MSLAQHYHERTKYDPVTIRQRGKALDFSQQPIPYKDYKFGHLINLKQLPADLDPNLGERLSRFFYLSYGITAAVATTGDPYYLRAAPSAGGLYPAELYLIARQDSCLPAGLYNYQARPHGLIHFWESNVWSALQSACFWHPVLDHVTLAVVLTAVFYRSAWRYEDRAYRRIGLDLGHLLGNIELAANLNDFRAHLLGGFVDSALNDLLYLDGDQEAAFVVIGLADLLKVSENLPHLPTALPSPVCPTIPKIAAGDLLHECHQASQITATDLTYTPKPQADPDGVVLDLCTGVAIMPPPEPEPEPEPEPTPDLYDFPGLTRVHLGVEPINWQQNCTGLENTMLRRRSTRVYSGGSITQAQLAQILDFAYHPEHYQPQGLDETPDYFCLNLIKTFVAVSEVKGLEAGCYYYAPQAKELRQIRFKNFRTELHHLSLGQELGRDAAAVVFQTANLEAAITELGERAYRYLHMDAGHLGQRLNLAAMQLNLGASGIAGFFDDQVNEVLGIPVDDAVLYLTTLGVPA